From a single Alkalihalophilus pseudofirmus genomic region:
- a CDS encoding Yip1 family protein yields the protein MSETAFENKPELPKGEKPSIFKFITEPKEQLGRMRENPKVLVPLLIVTAVYALWAALFSFLADFQMMMGDISAEDMAIFEGAETAIRVSTFVTSLLMPVLGGVIGAFIMWIVVKLTAGDATFKQLFSLNVFIMFIGGIGLVLNGILTLALNLNPAQMITGLTVFFDPYDPMYSLVSLFEVFSIWSIILMAMGLRIVASMKPATAWVVTLIITVGAALIGFLAAGV from the coding sequence ATGTCTGAAACTGCATTTGAGAACAAACCAGAGTTGCCAAAGGGCGAAAAGCCATCGATCTTTAAATTTATTACGGAACCTAAGGAGCAGCTCGGCCGTATGCGCGAGAATCCAAAGGTCCTTGTCCCGCTTTTAATCGTAACAGCGGTGTATGCCTTGTGGGCCGCCTTGTTTTCGTTTTTAGCTGATTTCCAAATGATGATGGGGGATATCTCAGCAGAAGATATGGCCATTTTTGAAGGAGCAGAAACGGCTATTCGCGTCTCCACTTTCGTCACTTCACTCTTAATGCCTGTACTTGGCGGGGTGATCGGTGCTTTTATTATGTGGATTGTGGTGAAGCTGACTGCGGGTGATGCGACATTTAAACAGTTATTTTCATTAAATGTATTTATTATGTTTATTGGAGGAATTGGATTAGTGTTAAACGGTATTCTGACGTTAGCGCTGAATTTAAATCCTGCTCAAATGATTACGGGGTTGACTGTATTTTTTGATCCATATGATCCGATGTACTCTCTTGTCAGCTTGTTTGAAGTGTTTTCGATTTGGAGCATTATTTTGATGGCGATGGGGCTGCGTATTGTTGCTTCGATGAAACCAGCTACTGCTTGGGTTGTGACGCTGATTATTACGGTAGGTGCTGCATTAATCGGGTTTTTAGCAGCTGGAGTGTAG
- a CDS encoding ABC transporter ATP-binding protein, protein MIKLEGITKSYRVGTEDTTILKGIDLDIERGDFLAIMGPSGSGKSTLMNIIGCLDPPSTGHYFLNGEDISNYDEQGLAKVRNQQIGFVFQQFHLLPRLTAKKNVELPMIYAGLSKKEREERAEEALSLVGLKDRMDYLPNSLSGGQKQRVAIARSLVNEPSIILADEPTGALDTKTSETIMDLLTELNEGGTTIALVTHEPEISEYTKRTIYVRDGELTSHMGRERG, encoded by the coding sequence TTGATTAAGCTGGAAGGAATTACGAAAAGCTATCGTGTGGGGACTGAGGATACGACGATTTTAAAAGGGATTGACCTTGACATTGAGCGAGGAGATTTTCTCGCGATTATGGGGCCGTCTGGATCTGGGAAATCAACGCTAATGAATATTATTGGCTGCCTCGATCCTCCGAGCACCGGGCACTACTTTTTAAATGGAGAAGACATCTCGAATTATGATGAACAAGGACTCGCGAAGGTCCGTAATCAACAAATCGGCTTTGTGTTTCAGCAGTTCCACCTCCTGCCGAGATTAACTGCGAAGAAAAATGTCGAGCTTCCGATGATTTATGCTGGCCTCTCCAAAAAAGAGAGGGAAGAACGGGCTGAGGAGGCACTTAGTCTGGTTGGGCTGAAGGATCGGATGGATTATCTCCCTAACTCTCTTTCTGGAGGGCAAAAGCAGCGTGTCGCGATTGCGAGATCACTCGTTAATGAACCGTCGATTATTTTAGCGGATGAGCCAACAGGTGCACTTGATACAAAGACGAGTGAAACGATTATGGATTTGTTGACAGAGTTAAACGAAGGCGGGACTACGATTGCGCTTGTCACTCATGAGCCGGAGATTTCTGAGTACACAAAGCGAACCATCTATGTGCGGGACGGTGAGTTAACGTCGCATATGGGCCGCGAGAGGGGGTAG
- a CDS encoding stalk domain-containing protein: MKRVLMFLLFIVMVFLVHNPTAGAYEPIKVMMNDHQLDMNAPVQLQKGTTMLPMRIIFEELGAEITWDQATRTVTATRDDTEILLTIGSQTALVNGENKTLAIAPYVHQQRTYVPLRFVSESLGAMVRWDQETRTVYIESNYELTPSAQEIKLEVGNVQLGDTRDQVEALHGRALEQLKSSYSFIWHVYHNEYDRYMQIGIDKNEVTALYTNHISMIGSNNEQSTYTREQVRNLLGTPLQTINKGEKVYRIDGSNRDTFDHKGAYVTVFYDKQHSDQATAIQIVRKEAELEKAGYVGADPAAKSSDYERQLFLLTNAVRVREGERALSWNDSVSNVARAHSEDMAKNRYFNHFNQANETPFDRLDRAGIKYTQAGENLAFSHSDAIYAHEALWNSAGHRSNTLGSTFKQAGVGVAWNGETPYYTINFLNP, translated from the coding sequence ATGAAGAGAGTCCTTATGTTTTTATTGTTTATTGTGATGGTGTTTCTGGTACATAATCCAACTGCAGGTGCTTATGAGCCAATTAAAGTGATGATGAATGATCATCAATTAGATATGAATGCCCCGGTACAGCTGCAAAAAGGAACAACCATGCTTCCGATGCGGATTATTTTTGAAGAGTTAGGAGCAGAAATTACGTGGGATCAAGCGACAAGAACCGTGACTGCCACAAGAGACGACACAGAAATCCTTCTAACAATCGGATCACAGACAGCCCTTGTTAATGGGGAAAATAAGACTCTAGCTATCGCTCCGTATGTCCATCAGCAACGCACTTATGTCCCGCTTCGATTTGTGTCAGAATCGCTAGGTGCCATGGTTAGGTGGGATCAGGAGACAAGAACGGTATATATTGAATCAAACTATGAACTTACCCCATCAGCACAAGAGATTAAGCTCGAGGTCGGGAATGTTCAGCTCGGGGATACCAGAGATCAAGTCGAAGCACTGCACGGCAGAGCTTTAGAGCAGCTTAAAAGCAGCTATTCATTTATATGGCATGTGTATCACAATGAATATGACCGCTATATGCAAATTGGAATTGATAAAAATGAAGTGACAGCACTTTATACTAATCATATCTCAATGATCGGCAGTAACAACGAACAGTCAACGTATACGAGAGAACAAGTACGCAATCTGCTTGGGACCCCTCTTCAAACGATTAATAAAGGAGAGAAAGTTTATCGTATAGACGGATCAAATCGTGATACCTTTGATCACAAAGGCGCTTATGTCACCGTCTTTTACGACAAACAACACAGTGATCAAGCAACCGCTATACAGATTGTAAGAAAAGAAGCAGAGCTTGAGAAGGCAGGCTATGTAGGTGCTGATCCAGCAGCTAAAAGCAGCGATTACGAACGTCAATTATTTTTGCTGACAAATGCCGTCCGTGTTCGAGAAGGTGAGAGGGCACTTAGTTGGAATGACTCCGTTTCAAATGTGGCACGCGCTCATAGCGAGGATATGGCAAAAAACAGATACTTTAACCACTTTAATCAAGCAAATGAAACCCCATTTGACCGGTTAGACCGTGCTGGAATAAAGTATACGCAAGCAGGAGAAAACCTTGCTTTTTCTCATAGTGATGCGATTTATGCACACGAAGCACTTTGGAATTCTGCTGGTCACAGGTCGAATACATTAGGTTCAACATTTAAGCAAGCGGGTGTAGGGGTTGCATGGAATGGTGAGACCCCTTATTACACAATTAATTTCTTGAATCCATAA
- a CDS encoding ABC transporter permease: MSVKENILMAINSIKAHKMRSVLTMLGIIIGVAAVIIVVAIGQGGEEMLKTSIAGEGNTSEIFYMPSDEEIQTNPNIWNEPAFTLEDIREMETVEGIANVVATSYEHSSIRYQTETSDASVNGISETYLDVHQLKVAEGLSLQPADFLGGRRVALISDSLNEELFPEQSAVGEVIRVANQPVEVIGVLEAPTGLFAFGMQEVYMPWETWRTVYSKSEFNQVTIQAESLEELQAAGEEAVQLLNARKNTEEAYQVMNMEEIAEGIGQITRIMTMIIGGIAGISLFVGGIGVMNIMLVSVTERTREIGIRKSLGATRQQILIQFLIESIILTLIGGIIGILLGGGVSTLISFFAGWPSLLSWPVIIGALLFSMILGIVFGLLPANKAARLNPIESLRYE; this comes from the coding sequence ATGAGTGTAAAAGAAAATATTCTCATGGCGATCAACTCGATAAAAGCTCATAAGATGCGCTCTGTGCTTACGATGCTTGGGATCATTATTGGGGTAGCAGCGGTCATTATCGTTGTGGCGATCGGTCAGGGCGGAGAAGAAATGTTAAAGACCTCAATTGCAGGCGAGGGGAATACATCCGAAATCTTCTATATGCCTTCGGATGAGGAGATACAGACGAATCCGAATATCTGGAATGAACCTGCGTTTACCCTAGAAGATATCCGCGAAATGGAGACCGTTGAGGGCATTGCAAATGTGGTCGCGACAAGCTATGAACATAGTTCTATCCGTTATCAAACGGAAACAAGCGATGCATCCGTAAATGGCATTAGCGAAACATATCTGGATGTACACCAGCTCAAGGTGGCAGAAGGTCTTTCGTTGCAGCCAGCGGATTTTCTCGGCGGGCGACGAGTAGCTTTAATCTCAGATTCTCTTAATGAAGAGCTGTTTCCCGAGCAGTCGGCCGTAGGCGAAGTGATACGTGTTGCCAATCAGCCGGTGGAGGTTATCGGAGTCCTTGAAGCACCGACTGGACTGTTTGCCTTTGGTATGCAGGAAGTCTATATGCCATGGGAGACATGGCGTACGGTCTATAGTAAGAGTGAATTCAATCAAGTGACGATTCAAGCGGAATCGCTTGAAGAGCTGCAGGCAGCAGGAGAAGAAGCTGTACAACTGTTGAATGCAAGAAAGAATACAGAAGAGGCCTATCAAGTAATGAACATGGAAGAGATTGCAGAAGGGATCGGTCAGATCACCCGTATTATGACGATGATCATTGGCGGCATAGCAGGTATTTCCCTGTTTGTCGGAGGAATTGGTGTGATGAATATTATGCTCGTATCTGTAACAGAGAGAACGCGAGAGATCGGGATTCGTAAGTCACTCGGTGCCACCCGCCAGCAAATTCTGATTCAATTCCTCATTGAGTCAATCATCCTCACGTTGATTGGTGGGATCATCGGCATCCTTCTAGGCGGAGGGGTCTCTACACTGATCTCCTTCTTTGCTGGATGGCCGTCGCTTCTATCATGGCCAGTCATCATTGGAGCACTGTTATTCTCGATGATACTAGGCATTGTATTTGGCTTACTTCCAGCCAACAAAGCGGCGAGACTGAATCCGATTGAGTCATTGAGATATGAATAA
- a CDS encoding S8 family serine peptidase yields the protein MKRLLVIMLIVFLLGQGFIFAGQSAEATSAVVDENVWAALDRHSLAEVIVTFEGEDKPTAAHLSLLERLDITSAVSLNNLPIVGALMTKGQVERLAENEDVKSIYLNERLEYFNADANEITGVNKVRTDESFTEHNGGLPVTGEGVGVLVNDSGVDGTHGDHTFKKNLVQNVLGTSYLSSTGIIPISYIENIINTDTNSGHGTHVAGTVGGTGVMSGGKYAGAAPGADLIGYGSGAVLLVLDGIGGFDYALEHQDKYNIQIITNSWGGSGDFDPHHPINVASKKAYDAGITVLFAAGNEGPEEDTHNPYAKAPWVISVGAGEKDGSLADFSSRGSDQGGTFEMDGEQWTWKDEPAVVAPGVDIISTRVLSPLSVISAPKDIQLIEARYLPFYTTMSGTSMATPHVAGIAALLLEANPSLTPSEVKEILQETATPMPGYESWEVGAGYVNAYDAVEAAFAQ from the coding sequence ATGAAGAGGCTTTTAGTTATTATGCTTATCGTATTCTTGCTGGGACAAGGATTTATATTTGCTGGTCAATCAGCGGAGGCAACGTCTGCTGTTGTCGATGAAAACGTGTGGGCTGCTCTTGATCGTCATTCATTAGCAGAGGTCATTGTTACATTTGAAGGAGAGGACAAGCCGACTGCTGCTCATTTGTCTTTGCTGGAACGTCTTGATATCACATCGGCAGTATCGCTTAATAATTTGCCGATAGTCGGTGCCCTTATGACCAAAGGGCAAGTAGAAAGATTAGCGGAGAATGAAGATGTGAAGTCGATCTACTTAAATGAGCGGCTTGAGTATTTTAACGCTGATGCAAATGAGATAACGGGTGTAAACAAAGTGAGGACGGATGAGAGTTTTACTGAACATAACGGAGGTCTTCCTGTTACTGGAGAAGGGGTAGGTGTTCTAGTTAACGATAGCGGTGTCGATGGTACACATGGTGACCACACGTTTAAAAAGAATCTCGTGCAAAATGTGTTAGGAACTTCTTATTTATCAAGCACAGGTATTATCCCGATTTCTTATATTGAGAATATCATTAACACAGATACGAATTCAGGACACGGGACTCATGTCGCTGGGACAGTCGGCGGTACGGGAGTGATGTCTGGCGGGAAGTATGCAGGGGCGGCACCTGGTGCTGATCTAATCGGATACGGCTCAGGCGCTGTGCTGCTCGTCCTTGACGGAATTGGCGGATTTGATTATGCCCTTGAACATCAAGATAAATATAATATTCAAATCATCACAAACTCATGGGGCGGCTCTGGGGACTTTGATCCTCATCATCCAATTAATGTAGCAAGCAAGAAAGCTTATGATGCGGGGATTACGGTATTATTTGCAGCTGGAAATGAAGGGCCAGAAGAAGATACGCATAACCCATATGCAAAAGCACCTTGGGTGATCTCGGTTGGTGCTGGTGAGAAGGATGGCAGCCTTGCTGACTTTTCATCAAGAGGCTCTGATCAGGGGGGAACGTTCGAAATGGATGGTGAACAGTGGACATGGAAGGATGAGCCGGCTGTTGTAGCACCGGGTGTTGATATCATCTCAACACGAGTACTTTCACCTTTATCGGTCATCTCTGCGCCAAAAGATATTCAATTGATTGAAGCAAGATACCTACCGTTCTACACAACGATGAGCGGCACATCGATGGCAACGCCGCATGTAGCAGGTATTGCTGCGCTGCTGCTAGAGGCAAATCCTTCGCTTACTCCAAGTGAGGTGAAAGAGATTTTACAAGAGACGGCGACACCGATGCCAGGGTATGAGTCATGGGAAGTCGGAGCTGGATATGTGAATGCATATGATGCAGTAGAAGCAGCTTTTGCTCAATAA
- a CDS encoding glycosyltransferase codes for MKKLLLLGFIFIVLSNALASSVSANANSEKPCISQSEVTFENDFRRLWIDHVLWTSNYITSATTAGAEDQEQVLARLLKNQEDIGNAVKPIYGEDAGNKLTELLKEHIVIAGKIVDAAKEGQADTVDQLNKEWFENADEIASFLSEANPNLNVEDVKNLLYAHLELVANDLTASLSKDWDARIVAIDEGVNHIILMADAISKAVIKQFPEKF; via the coding sequence ATGAAAAAACTACTATTGTTAGGATTTATATTCATCGTATTATCTAATGCATTGGCAAGTTCAGTAAGTGCAAACGCTAACTCAGAGAAACCATGCATTAGTCAGTCAGAGGTAACATTCGAAAATGATTTTAGAAGACTGTGGATTGATCATGTTTTATGGACAAGTAATTATATTACAAGTGCGACCACAGCCGGCGCGGAGGATCAAGAGCAGGTGCTGGCTAGACTCTTGAAAAATCAGGAGGATATCGGAAATGCAGTCAAACCAATATACGGCGAAGATGCGGGAAACAAACTTACCGAGTTGCTTAAGGAGCATATTGTGATTGCCGGCAAAATTGTAGATGCAGCTAAAGAGGGACAGGCAGACACGGTCGATCAACTCAACAAAGAATGGTTTGAAAATGCGGATGAGATCGCATCATTCCTTAGCGAAGCCAATCCAAACTTAAATGTTGAAGACGTAAAAAACCTGTTGTATGCCCATTTGGAATTGGTTGCAAATGATCTTACAGCAAGCTTATCAAAAGACTGGGATGCAAGAATCGTCGCAATTGATGAGGGCGTAAACCATATCATTTTAATGGCAGATGCTATCTCAAAGGCAGTTATAAAGCAATTTCCGGAGAAGTTTTAA
- a CDS encoding efflux RND transporter permease subunit, whose product MISWLIRKRKITILFFLMFTLVGVLSFLQLPKREIPEFNPPIAQVMTVYPGASSEQVEQNVTDLLEENLSQMQEIASLTSVSSPGLSFVTVELEEGLDVDQVWNEVRQRVNDASAEFPDDANAPMFNNELSTQGLATYQLTFDDPDLVPEVDAMLDRWNTRLNELPDIVSMQTQGTLEKEILIEVDPEALADENISTDQLIGVLNGEVSAVPPGEWKTDDYNYRVELETFTNLSDLETLPVGANAEGDVIQFGDVATINETFKPLTEQVAFEGEEAISLTFYLKSGASVTSAQTELDSFVERMEAELPGGVEMTLLYTQADLVNELFRDLAISFAIAVVSVLIVCSLGLNVSTALSVALAIPVSLSLGAIVLPFIGVDLNQISLIAFIIALGILVDDGIVVNENIERRLRMGDKPMEAAINGTKEVAVSVLTSTLTVVFTFMPLLLLPGGAGGFIRPLPAVLIATMIASTFVALFLIPIYRTIREKTASPTTRSERKPAGFLGGTFDKAAGFYGRRMMRGVTKRPLLVVITGFLLGTAAYALIPFIPLEFFPDTDREEVFVEVTLPEGTGLSATEEQAREIEAWLYDVDHVRSVSTYVGTDIPRLFGAGGGGAAGENAANFLVFIDREQFSTRETMNEWNETMSDAFPEASNINVSMIESGPPVGAPIVIEVSGEEFDTLREMADEVKEILASTEGVASVDDDVGEDVETIQVTPDRDALEENGVASDDLATALRLVGEGLPLGQLQQPGELIDMRMVYANAGALSVDVLDEITVEGITGERLAVSELVTVDEVTTEPRIPHANTVPTITVRAYPSDRSSDDILADARAELDAVTADNAAYSLSIGGETSARTDVFIDIGKIFIVVVFLILIVIAIQFYSLTLPILILSTVYLAIAGALIGLFLTQTGLGFMSMMGAVSLAGIVVRNGIVLIEFIEKRRKDGMDVREAVMMAAEQRFRPIVLTSLTSIAGLLPIALGNSTLFKPLGIAIVSGLIFSTLLTLFIVPALYLLQSNARQRIRAKRERRAV is encoded by the coding sequence ATGATCTCTTGGCTGATACGAAAACGCAAAATAACGATCTTATTCTTTCTAATGTTTACACTAGTCGGGGTGCTGAGCTTCCTGCAGCTGCCTAAGCGTGAAATCCCAGAATTCAATCCGCCAATTGCCCAAGTGATGACGGTATATCCAGGTGCTTCTAGTGAGCAGGTGGAGCAAAATGTGACTGACCTGCTTGAGGAGAACCTCTCGCAAATGCAAGAGATTGCCTCACTCACCTCTGTTTCAAGTCCTGGGCTCTCCTTTGTCACAGTAGAGCTTGAAGAAGGCCTTGATGTTGACCAAGTGTGGAACGAAGTAAGACAGCGCGTGAACGATGCCTCTGCAGAGTTTCCTGATGATGCGAATGCGCCGATGTTCAATAATGAGCTTTCCACCCAAGGACTCGCAACCTATCAGCTGACATTCGATGACCCTGATCTTGTGCCGGAAGTCGATGCGATGCTTGACCGCTGGAATACGAGATTAAATGAGCTTCCGGATATCGTCTCAATGCAGACACAAGGGACTCTTGAAAAAGAAATCCTAATAGAAGTCGACCCAGAGGCGCTCGCGGATGAGAATATTTCAACCGACCAGCTTATTGGTGTTTTAAACGGTGAGGTCAGTGCCGTCCCGCCAGGTGAGTGGAAGACTGATGACTATAATTACCGCGTAGAACTTGAGACATTTACCAATCTCTCTGACCTTGAAACGCTTCCTGTAGGCGCTAATGCCGAAGGGGACGTGATCCAATTTGGTGATGTCGCCACTATTAATGAAACGTTCAAACCGTTGACAGAGCAAGTCGCGTTTGAAGGGGAAGAAGCGATTTCGCTTACGTTTTACTTGAAATCAGGAGCGAGTGTAACAAGTGCTCAAACGGAACTTGATAGCTTTGTAGAACGGATGGAGGCGGAGCTGCCAGGCGGTGTAGAAATGACCTTATTGTACACCCAGGCAGACCTAGTAAATGAACTCTTCCGTGACCTTGCGATTTCATTTGCGATCGCCGTTGTCTCCGTATTAATTGTTTGTTCACTCGGGCTTAATGTCTCAACAGCGCTAAGTGTGGCTCTAGCGATTCCTGTCTCCTTAAGCTTAGGGGCAATCGTTCTGCCATTTATCGGCGTTGACTTAAACCAAATCTCTTTGATTGCCTTTATTATTGCCTTGGGAATATTGGTCGATGATGGAATTGTGGTTAACGAGAACATCGAACGCCGCTTACGTATGGGTGATAAGCCGATGGAAGCCGCAATTAACGGAACAAAGGAAGTAGCGGTCTCTGTTCTGACATCAACCTTAACCGTGGTGTTCACATTCATGCCGCTCCTGCTTCTTCCAGGAGGCGCCGGTGGATTTATCCGCCCGCTGCCAGCCGTGTTAATCGCGACGATGATTGCCTCGACATTCGTGGCATTATTCTTAATACCGATTTACCGAACCATCCGTGAAAAAACGGCTTCGCCTACTACAAGAAGCGAGAGGAAGCCGGCCGGATTTTTAGGCGGTACATTTGATAAGGCTGCTGGCTTCTATGGAAGACGAATGATGAGAGGCGTCACTAAGCGCCCGCTCTTAGTTGTAATCACCGGGTTCCTGCTTGGAACAGCTGCATATGCGTTGATTCCGTTTATCCCGCTTGAGTTCTTCCCAGACACGGACCGCGAGGAAGTGTTTGTTGAAGTAACATTGCCTGAGGGGACAGGACTTTCTGCTACCGAAGAGCAAGCAAGAGAAATTGAAGCTTGGCTGTATGATGTTGATCATGTCCGCTCGGTTTCAACCTATGTCGGAACAGATATCCCTCGCCTATTTGGAGCAGGAGGGGGCGGAGCAGCTGGTGAAAATGCAGCGAACTTCCTTGTGTTCATTGACCGCGAGCAATTCTCGACGCGTGAGACAATGAATGAGTGGAACGAAACGATGTCAGACGCATTCCCTGAAGCCTCTAATATTAATGTATCGATGATCGAATCCGGTCCGCCAGTCGGCGCACCGATTGTGATAGAAGTGAGCGGAGAAGAGTTCGACACACTCCGTGAGATGGCCGATGAAGTGAAAGAAATCCTTGCTTCAACAGAAGGGGTTGCAAGCGTTGATGATGACGTCGGTGAAGACGTGGAAACGATTCAAGTCACACCAGACCGCGACGCACTTGAAGAGAATGGAGTCGCAAGTGATGATCTAGCAACAGCACTGCGTTTAGTCGGTGAAGGACTGCCGCTTGGTCAGCTGCAGCAGCCGGGTGAGCTGATTGATATGCGCATGGTCTATGCGAATGCAGGAGCTCTATCAGTTGATGTGTTAGATGAGATTACAGTGGAAGGCATCACTGGTGAACGACTTGCTGTCAGCGAACTGGTAACAGTCGATGAGGTCACGACAGAGCCGCGCATCCCGCATGCAAACACGGTTCCGACCATTACAGTACGTGCGTATCCAAGTGATCGTTCAAGTGATGATATCTTAGCTGATGCCCGTGCAGAGCTCGATGCAGTCACTGCAGACAACGCTGCATACTCGTTATCGATCGGCGGAGAAACATCCGCCCGTACCGATGTGTTTATTGATATCGGCAAAATCTTTATCGTCGTTGTATTCTTGATCTTAATTGTTATTGCCATTCAATTCTACTCGCTGACATTGCCAATTCTGATTCTAAGTACGGTGTATTTAGCAATTGCCGGAGCATTGATAGGCTTATTCCTTACCCAGACCGGACTCGGCTTTATGTCGATGATGGGAGCCGTCAGTCTAGCCGGGATTGTCGTCCGGAATGGAATTGTCTTGATTGAATTTATTGAGAAGCGAAGAAAAGATGGTATGGATGTCCGCGAAGCTGTCATGATGGCGGCCGAGCAGCGCTTCCGCCCGATCGTCTTAACCTCGCTCACATCGATTGCCGGCTTATTACCGATTGCCCTAGGCAACAGCACATTATTTAAGCCGCTCGGTATAGCGATCGTCTCAGGATTGATCTTCTCCACATTGCTCACACTGTTTATCGTGCCTGCACTGTACTTGCTGCAGTCGAATGCACGCCAGCGAATCCGCGCTAAACGTGAGCGGAGAGCAGTATAG
- a CDS encoding efflux RND transporter periplasmic adaptor subunit has translation MKKKVWIGSAIVLSVILFTAIAVVQSQGSDTFEVEAANPETQTVKHEIMVPGEMELAEMEHIRIRAEEDYTLLVEEGDTVEAGTPLIEYTSEDLQFESEQLAIQIEAGYLRINQVGKQEDRLSDEQNKLADDVGREEARDHFRSEREQLDYEKRAANLDLRQLLKQKEQLDNRTKNLTEESPIAGVVLKIEEGTEAQLTIASTDSFIASGDLSEYDSLEIKEGQKVDITSDAILDQTWTGVIDQIDFLPSQNELDGTGIKYPFTVKVEEGDTSSLRPGYQVILHVVSDEREALTVPISAVRQLDDTAYVYTIVEGIAVEQEVELGMTSDSRYEIRSGLSESDQIISDIPEGLGDGSEVIVLD, from the coding sequence ATGAAAAAGAAAGTATGGATTGGGTCGGCTATTGTCCTGTCTGTCATTCTTTTTACTGCGATCGCTGTTGTGCAGTCACAAGGTAGTGACACATTTGAAGTAGAGGCGGCTAACCCAGAAACCCAAACGGTGAAGCATGAAATCATGGTGCCGGGTGAGATGGAATTAGCAGAAATGGAGCACATTCGAATACGAGCAGAAGAAGACTATACGTTGCTGGTCGAGGAAGGTGACACAGTTGAGGCTGGAACGCCATTGATTGAATACACAAGTGAAGATCTTCAGTTTGAATCAGAACAGCTCGCCATTCAAATTGAAGCAGGTTACTTACGGATTAACCAAGTCGGAAAGCAAGAAGACCGTCTTTCAGATGAACAAAATAAGCTTGCAGATGATGTCGGCCGAGAAGAGGCGAGAGATCATTTTCGCTCTGAGCGTGAGCAGCTTGACTATGAGAAACGCGCAGCAAATCTTGATCTTAGGCAGCTGTTAAAGCAAAAAGAACAGCTTGATAATCGTACAAAAAATCTAACAGAAGAAAGTCCGATTGCGGGTGTCGTCCTAAAGATTGAGGAAGGGACAGAAGCGCAGTTGACGATCGCTTCGACAGATTCGTTTATCGCTAGCGGAGATCTTTCTGAATATGATTCCCTTGAAATTAAGGAAGGTCAGAAGGTGGACATTACATCCGATGCAATTCTTGACCAAACGTGGACGGGTGTCATTGATCAGATTGATTTTCTCCCTTCGCAAAATGAACTAGATGGAACGGGAATTAAGTATCCGTTCACCGTAAAAGTAGAAGAAGGGGACACAAGCTCTCTGCGTCCTGGGTACCAGGTGATTTTACATGTCGTGTCAGATGAGAGAGAAGCGTTAACGGTGCCGATTTCAGCGGTGCGGCAGCTTGATGATACGGCTTACGTGTACACCATTGTGGAAGGGATAGCAGTGGAGCAGGAAGTGGAGCTTGGTATGACTTCTGATAGCCGTTATGAAATTCGGTCTGGCCTTAGTGAGTCTGATCAAATCATCAGTGACATTCCAGAAGGGCTTGGGGATGGATCGGAAGTGATTGTCCTTGATTAA